Genomic window (Agromyces mariniharenae):
TTCATCGCGCGGTACTCGTCGGGTGACGCCTCGAGCACCGCGCGGAGCTTCGCCGCGAGGTCCTGATGGCTGCCTGGCTCGAAGAGGTAGCCGTTCTCGCCGTCGTGCACGAGGTGCGGCAGCGCCATCGCGTTCGCGGCGACGACCGGCAGCGCCGAGGCCATGGCCTCCATGGTCACGATCGACTGCAGCTCCGCGATCGACGGCATCGCGAGCACCGAGGCGCGGTGGTAGGCCTCGCGCAGCTCGTCGTCGGTCACGTAGCCCGTGAAGGTCACGCGCTCGGCGATGCCGAGCTCGGACGCGAGGTGCTGCAGGTTGCGCAGCTGGTCGCCGCCGCCCACGATCTCGACCTTGGCGTCGAGCTCGGCCGGCAGCAGCGTGAGCGCGCGAAGCAGCACGTCGATGTGCTTCTCGCCGGTGACCCGGCCCACGAAGAGGATGCGGTTCTCGGTGCGCGGCTCCCAGTCGGGCGAGTACTTGTGCGCGTCGATGCCGCACGAGATGGCGTGCACGTTCTCGAGGCCGGTGTGCTTCTCGAGGAACTGCGCCGCCTTTCGGGTCGGCGTGGTGACGGCCTCGGCGCGGCCGAACGTGCGGCCCGCGGCCTTCCAGGCCAGCCCGACCGCGAAGTCCTGCACCGACTTCGGCAGCAGCGTGAACTCGAGCATGTTCTCGGGCATGAAGTGGTTGGTGCCGATGATCCGGATGCCGCGCTTCTGCGCTTCGACCGAGAGGCCGCGGCCCACGACGATGTGCGACTGGAAGTGCACGACGTCGGGCTTGACGGCGTCGATGACGCGCGCGCTGTTCTGCTTGATGCGCCAGGGCAGCGCGAATCGCAGCCAGTCGTGCGGATACCAGCGCCAGCTGCGCAGGCGGTGCGCGGTGACCTCCTGGCCCTCGTGCACCTCCTTCCACGTGCCGTGCTTGCGGCTGGCGGCGGGCGCCATGACGTGCACGTCGTGGCCGCGCTCGACGAGCCCGGCCGCGAGCCGCTCGGCGAAGCGGGCGGCACCGTTCACGTCGGGGGCGAACGTGTCGGCGCCGATCAGGATCGTGAGCGGGCGTTCCGTCTCTGCGCCGTCGGTGCCGGCGGGGGTAGTCGCACCGGGTGTGTCAGACACGTGGTGTTGTTCCTCACAGTTCGTCGGATGGAGGCGATCGGCCTCTGGGATCACGGCGCAGGGGTCAGGCGCGGGGTTTGGATCCGACCATAGTCTACGCATCGCCGCCTGCGCGTTGCCCGGGTCGCATGTCGTGAGGTGCGCTCAGGTGCGCGCCCGCGCGGCGTTCAGAGGCGCGTCTGCGGGTGATTCCGCGCGAGCATGAACACGCCCCACACGGCGATCGCGCCCGCCACGACGAACACGAGGTTCGCCCACAGCGGCGCCTGCGACGCCTCGCCGAGCACGACGATGCCGATGACCACCGCGACGAGCGGGTCGACGACGGTGAGGCCCGCGATGACGAGGTCGGGCGGCCCGGTCGCGTAGGCGTTCTGCACGAAGTACGCCCCGAGCGCCATGGCGAGCAGGAGGCCGATGACGCACGTGAACGTGAGCCACTCGAACTCCTGCTGCTGCAGGCGGCCGATCACGACCTTCGCGAGCGTGACGACGAAGCCGTAGAGCACGCCCGCCATGACCACGTAGAAGACCGCGCGGATGCGGCGACGGAACAGGGCGAACGTGACGCCGGCGACGGCGAGGACCACGGCCAGGATGATCAGGATCGTGATCAGCTGCCGGTCGGTGACCGGCTTGTCGACGGCCGTGAACGCCGCGACGCCGACGAACAGGAACACGCCGCCGACGCACATCACGATCGCGATGATCGACTTGCGGTTCAGCTTCACGTGATTGACGCGTGAGTTGATGACCGACGTGATCACGAGCGCGATCGCGCCGAGCGGCTGCACCACGATGATGGGCGCGAAGTAGAGGCTGCCGAGCTGGAAGACGATGGCGAGGCCGAGCATGAGCGTGCCGATCACCCACGAGGGCCGGGCCAGCAGCAGGGCGAGCTGCTTGCCGTTGAGTCCCTTGCCGAGGGTGTCGACCGTGCGCGCCTCGACCTTGACGACGCCGCGGTGCTGGAACTGCGCGCCGAGCGAGAGGAACACCGCTCCGATCAGCGCGAGCGGGATGCCGATGAACGAAGTCGGGTCGAGCGCGATCTGCTCGGAGAGGTCGCTCAGGTCCGGATCCACGGTGACGACCCTACCCGTTGCGCCGCGGATATCCTTGGCGAATGGCCGTGCTCCCCATACGCATCACCGGCGATCCGGTGCTGCACTCCCCCGCCCTTCCGGTCGAGACGATCGACGACGAGCTGCGCGCGCTCGTCCGCGACATGTTCGAGACCATGGATGCCGCGCCGGGCGTCGGGCTCGCAGGACCGCAGGTCGGGGTGCCGCTGCGGTTGTTCACGTACGGGTGGGTCGACGAGGCGGGCACGAAGTGGCGCGGGGTGGCGATCAACCCCGAGCTGTGGATCTCACCGCCGCCCGCCGGCGAGCCCGACCTCGACGAGGAGTCCGAGGGCTGCCTGTCGTTCCCGGGCGAGCGGTTCGGCCTGCGTCGCGCCGAGCGGGCGATCCTGCGGGCGACCGACCTCGAGGGGCAGCCGTTCGAGATCGACGCCGAGGGCTGGCTCGCGCGCATCTTCCAGCACGAGTACGACCACCTCGACGGCACGCTGTACGTCGACCGCCTCGGCGAGAAGGACCAGCGCATCGTCGCGAAGATCTCCCGCAAGCTCGGCTGGGGCAGGCCGGGCGTCTCGTGGCTGCCGGGCGTCGACCACCTCGAGGACTGAGCGGGGGGCGCACTCCCGCCAGGCCGAAACGGCCGAACGCCTCAGACGAATGCGCGGATGCCCGCGGCGACGAGCGCCGCGACGATCACCACGACGAGGAACGGCACTCGCAGGGCGAACAGCGCGGCCGCGACGATGACGGCCGGCACGCGCGCGTCGAACACGATCGCCTGCCCCGCACCGAGCGTCTGCACGGCGATGAGCGCCGCGAGCAGCGCCACGGTGAGCAGGTCGGCGATGCGGGCCGGGCGCTCCCGCTCGAGGAGGCCCGCGGGCACGAAATAGCCACCGAGCTTCAGGGCGAGCGTCGCCGCGGACGCGATGAGGATCACGTGCCACGTGGTCACGACGCGCTCCGCCGCGAGAACAGGTCGAACCAGCCGACCGCGACCGCGACGAGGGCCGCAACCAACACAGGCAGGCCGGGCATGAGCACGGGCGTCGCCAGGGTCGCCACGAGCGCCGCGGCGACCGCGACGGCGCCCGCCTGGAAGCGCTTCAGCCGCGGCCAGAGGAGCCCGAGGAACGCGGCGGCGGCCGCGGCATCCAGCCCCCACGCCCGGGTGTCGCCCAGCGCATCGCCGATGAGGGCGCCCGCGAGCGTCGTGAGGTTCCAGCCGACGAAGATGACGACCCCGGTGAGCCAGAAGCCCCGGCGGGCCGCTCGATCATCCGACTGGGCGAGCGCCACCGCGGTCGACTCGTCGATCGTGATCCACGCCGCCCCGATCCGCTGCGCGAGCCCGCCGCGGTCGACGAGCGGCTTCATGCGCATGCCGTAGACGACGTTGCGGATGCCGAGGAGCGCCGCCGTGGCGATCGCCGAGCCGCCGGCCGCCACGCCGCCCGACGCGAGCACGCCCACGAGCGCGAACTGCGACCCTCCCGTGAACATCACGAGGCTGAGGAAGCAGGTCTGCCACACGTCGAGGCCCGCGGCGACCGACAGCGCTCCGAACGAGATGCCGTAGGCGGCCGTCGCGAGGCCGACGCCGACGCTGTCGCGCACGACGGTGGTGCGCCGGGTCGACGTCTCGCGCTCGTCCACGCACCCCTCCCGAATCGACGAAGGGCCGCCCGGTGCACCCGGACGGCCCTTGCTGCTCCCCCACTTGGACTCGAACCAAGAACCTATCGGTTAACAGCCGATTGCTCTGCCAATTGAGCTATGGAGGATCGCGTGTTTCAGCAGAGTCACTCTAGCAAAGGGAGGCGCGGACTCCCAATCCGAGCGCCCCTCGCGTCCGGTGCCGCATCAGTACCCCGCGTGGAGGTCGATCCGGCCCTCGAGCGGCGCCCCGTCGAGGAATGCGCGCACGTTTCGCGCCACCCGCTCGGCGAAGAGCGGAACGACCATCTCCTCCGTGTCCGCGACGTGCGGCGTGATGAGGCAGTTCGGCGCCGACCAGAGCGGATGCCCCGCCGGGAGCGGCTCGGGATCCGTCACGTCGAGGCCCGCACCGCCGAGCCGTCCGGACGCGAGCGCCGTGACGAGCGCGTCGGTGTCGACCACGGCGCCGCGCGCGACGTTGACGAGCACGGCACCACGCGGCATCCGCTCGAGGGCTTCAGCGCCGATCAGGCCGCGCGAGGCGTCGGTGAGGGCCGCGGCGACGAACACGACCTCGGCCTGTGCGAGCGCCTCGCCGAGGCCCGCCTCGGTCATGGTGCGGGTCGCTCCGGCGACGGGCTCGTCGCGGCGGCGCACGACGGTCGTGCGCACGCCGAACGGGGCGAGCAGCCGCAGCAGCTCCGACGCGATCCCGCCGGCACCCACGATGACGACCTCGGCGCCGAACAGCGTGCGGCCCCGCTCGTCGACCTCCCAGCGCTGCGCCCGCACGCGGTGCGGGACCTCGCGGAGCACGGCGAGGGCGAGCATGAGCGCGTGCTCCGCGACGGGCTGCGCGTACGCGCCCTTCGCGCTCGTCCAGGCGCGGCCGTCATCGCGGTGGCGCCGCAGCACGTCGGCGAACGCGTCGACCCCCGCCCACGGCAGCTGCACCCAGGCGATGCCGGGGTGCGCCGCGAGCACGGCGTCGAGGTCGCCGGCAC
Coding sequences:
- a CDS encoding D-isomer specific 2-hydroxyacid dehydrogenase family protein, translating into MTDAAAARPRHRAVAGSEPPSSANAVLAPEPGPIAVLPADDVVETAVRGSGGTVAPPDDATRGLVWTAASGAGDLDAVLAAHPGIAWVQLPWAGVDAFADVLRRHRDDGRAWTSAKGAYAQPVAEHALMLALAVLREVPHRVRAQRWEVDERGRTLFGAEVVIVGAGGIASELLRLLAPFGVRTTVVRRRDEPVAGATRTMTEAGLGEALAQAEVVFVAAALTDASRGLIGAEALERMPRGAVLVNVARGAVVDTDALVTALASGRLGGAGLDVTDPEPLPAGHPLWSAPNCLITPHVADTEEMVVPLFAERVARNVRAFLDGAPLEGRIDLHAGY
- a CDS encoding DMT family transporter → MDPDLSDLSEQIALDPTSFIGIPLALIGAVFLSLGAQFQHRGVVKVEARTVDTLGKGLNGKQLALLLARPSWVIGTLMLGLAIVFQLGSLYFAPIIVVQPLGAIALVITSVINSRVNHVKLNRKSIIAIVMCVGGVFLFVGVAAFTAVDKPVTDRQLITILIILAVVLAVAGVTFALFRRRIRAVFYVVMAGVLYGFVVTLAKVVIGRLQQQEFEWLTFTCVIGLLLAMALGAYFVQNAYATGPPDLVIAGLTVVDPLVAVVIGIVVLGEASQAPLWANLVFVVAGAIAVWGVFMLARNHPQTRL
- a CDS encoding glycosyltransferase; protein product: MSDTPGATTPAGTDGAETERPLTILIGADTFAPDVNGAARFAERLAAGLVERGHDVHVMAPAASRKHGTWKEVHEGQEVTAHRLRSWRWYPHDWLRFALPWRIKQNSARVIDAVKPDVVHFQSHIVVGRGLSVEAQKRGIRIIGTNHFMPENMLEFTLLPKSVQDFAVGLAWKAAGRTFGRAEAVTTPTRKAAQFLEKHTGLENVHAISCGIDAHKYSPDWEPRTENRILFVGRVTGEKHIDVLLRALTLLPAELDAKVEIVGGGDQLRNLQHLASELGIAERVTFTGYVTDDELREAYHRASVLAMPSIAELQSIVTMEAMASALPVVAANAMALPHLVHDGENGYLFEPGSHQDLAAKLRAVLEASPDEYRAMKEESIRLIAAHDIQRTLSTFESLYRGKPVTDPVTDVAPVALPE
- a CDS encoding AzlC family ABC transporter permease — protein: MDERETSTRRTTVVRDSVGVGLATAAYGISFGALSVAAGLDVWQTCFLSLVMFTGGSQFALVGVLASGGVAAGGSAIATAALLGIRNVVYGMRMKPLVDRGGLAQRIGAAWITIDESTAVALAQSDDRAARRGFWLTGVVIFVGWNLTTLAGALIGDALGDTRAWGLDAAAAAAFLGLLWPRLKRFQAGAVAVAAALVATLATPVLMPGLPVLVAALVAVAVGWFDLFSRRSAS
- a CDS encoding AzlD domain-containing protein; this translates as MTTWHVILIASAATLALKLGGYFVPAGLLERERPARIADLLTVALLAALIAVQTLGAGQAIVFDARVPAVIVAAALFALRVPFLVVVIVAALVAAGIRAFV
- the def gene encoding peptide deformylase, which translates into the protein MAVLPIRITGDPVLHSPALPVETIDDELRALVRDMFETMDAAPGVGLAGPQVGVPLRLFTYGWVDEAGTKWRGVAINPELWISPPPAGEPDLDEESEGCLSFPGERFGLRRAERAILRATDLEGQPFEIDAEGWLARIFQHEYDHLDGTLYVDRLGEKDQRIVAKISRKLGWGRPGVSWLPGVDHLED